A genomic segment from bacterium 336/3 encodes:
- a CDS encoding chromosome partitioning protein, with protein sequence MRIIAIINHKGGVGKTTTTHNLGKALSLLGKKVLLIDIDPQANLSVACGVENPEKSIANSLLDNDALSVINIDKNLDLVPATLELSEVEFKIQTNVTGTHKLKKALSKVKDFDFVLIDCPPSLGILTTNALMACSEVIIVMQPQYFSVLGLKTIKTLITTLQEDLGINIKITGILATQTNNTIISKNFVQDLAEASGERVFETNIRQTVTFQEASALQKDVFAYAAESKASEDYLNLAKELL encoded by the coding sequence ATGAGAATTATTGCTATTATTAATCATAAAGGTGGTGTAGGAAAAACCACTACCACTCATAATCTAGGAAAAGCCTTGAGCTTGCTAGGAAAAAAAGTTTTATTAATAGATATTGACCCACAAGCCAATTTGAGTGTTGCATGTGGTGTAGAAAATCCTGAAAAAAGTATAGCGAATTCTTTATTAGATAATGATGCTCTATCTGTTATAAATATAGATAAGAACTTAGATTTAGTTCCTGCAACACTTGAACTCTCTGAGGTAGAATTTAAAATTCAAACCAATGTTACAGGAACACACAAACTAAAAAAAGCTTTATCTAAAGTTAAAGATTTTGATTTCGTTTTGATAGATTGTCCCCCAAGTTTAGGAATTCTAACAACCAATGCTCTGATGGCATGCTCTGAAGTAATTATAGTGATGCAACCACAATATTTCAGTGTTTTAGGATTGAAAACCATCAAAACACTGATTACTACTCTTCAAGAAGATTTGGGTATTAATATCAAGATAACAGGTATTTTAGCTACTCAAACCAATAACACAATCATTTCCAAAAACTTTGTTCAAGATTTGGCAGAAGCATCAGGAGAGAGAGTTTTTGAAACGAATATTCGTCAAACAGTTACTTTTCAAGAGGCATCTGCTTTGCAAAAAGATGTGTTTGCTTATGCAGCAGAATCTAAGGCTTCAGAAGACTACTTAAACTTAGCAAAAGAATTATTATGA